A portion of the Microlunatus phosphovorus NM-1 genome contains these proteins:
- a CDS encoding Rv3235 family protein, with protein MSISAAGVPAASLAAAPLAAALLRRAVDGRPPAEQWSGVGAARPITPPDQPPLRLVEAVEEADSDSYLPAPARASVPITVDPTPAGVEPDRAAELTKQAQTWAPWFAQLLAEAIDGRRPMESLGRWLDEWALAEVSRHARLQRRERTRRQTTSPLPLATVSSLRAQFTHRRVLEVAVHVRRGRRSLAWAFQLICVGERWRCTAVSLGPAVT; from the coding sequence GTGTCCATCTCTGCCGCTGGCGTTCCCGCTGCATCTCTCGCCGCTGCACCTCTCGCCGCTGCCCTGCTGAGGCGGGCCGTCGACGGCCGGCCACCCGCGGAGCAGTGGTCCGGAGTCGGCGCCGCACGGCCGATCACGCCACCTGACCAGCCGCCGTTGCGACTGGTCGAGGCAGTCGAGGAGGCCGACTCCGATTCCTATCTTCCCGCCCCAGCGCGTGCCTCGGTGCCGATCACCGTCGATCCGACACCGGCGGGTGTCGAGCCCGATCGAGCCGCTGAGCTCACCAAACAGGCGCAGACCTGGGCGCCGTGGTTTGCCCAGCTGCTCGCCGAGGCCATCGACGGTCGGCGCCCCATGGAGTCGCTCGGCCGCTGGCTGGACGAGTGGGCACTCGCCGAGGTGAGCCGGCATGCCCGCCTGCAGCGGCGCGAACGCACCCGTCGCCAGACCACGTCACCGTTGCCCTTGGCGACCGTCAGCTCGTTGCGGGCCCAGTTCACCCACCGCCGGGTGCTGGAGGTCGCGGTGCACGTACGTCGCGGCCGACGGTCACTGGCCTGGGCCTTCCAACTCATCTGTGTCGGAGAGCGCTGGCGCTGCACCGCGGTGTCCCTCGGCCCGGCGGTCACCTGA
- a CDS encoding ABC transporter substrate-binding protein: MNHAINRRQLLGGMLGGATLLGLSACGAPPLTVPEQAATGPARRGGTMRIARPAATAAETLDPASSLSAYEYLGAIYNRVVKLDRNGQTVPDLATDWSTNADATVWDFKLRSGVHFHDGRRLTAQDVRYTFAHILDPDTASPQAGPLELIRSIDAVDATSVRFRLRSPNAEFPSLLTAYQCYVIPDGSAKEIGRTGIGTGPFVLESFTPAGPGQVRANEDYFDGRATLDRIEFYSIQDTSARVNALLSRQVDLLAQTNLDNPTARVVANSAGTTIARVQNAQWYTIPMLFTSKEFADPQMRQAMKLAYDPNAVLSTALQGTGAPGWDNPVPPQLKDWTDHEREYDPDKAKAILKKLGREDFSTRIYTSAYEPNLTPIATAYADQVKQAGITLKITNAAADSYYSQIWMSKPLMVSYWFTGRPVDQLLNQIFRSGSSYNESAWSNKQFDQLLDAARADTNDASRRLKYQDAQRLIQADGADQTPVFGDRLVGLSETVVNYDEYGFEFDYLAIGLKEG, encoded by the coding sequence GTGAACCATGCGATCAACCGCCGCCAGCTCCTCGGGGGCATGCTCGGCGGTGCCACGCTGCTCGGGCTCTCGGCCTGCGGGGCACCACCTTTGACCGTGCCGGAACAGGCAGCCACCGGCCCCGCGCGACGCGGTGGCACGATGCGCATCGCGCGTCCGGCGGCGACCGCCGCGGAGACCCTCGATCCGGCCAGCTCGCTGTCGGCCTACGAGTACCTGGGCGCGATCTACAACCGAGTCGTGAAGCTCGATCGCAACGGCCAGACCGTCCCCGACCTGGCCACCGACTGGTCCACGAACGCCGACGCAACCGTGTGGGACTTCAAGCTTCGCTCCGGCGTCCACTTCCACGACGGGCGCCGGCTGACCGCCCAGGACGTCCGCTACACCTTTGCGCACATCCTCGACCCGGACACCGCCTCGCCGCAGGCCGGCCCGCTCGAGCTGATCCGCTCGATCGACGCCGTCGACGCGACGAGCGTCCGGTTCCGGCTCCGCTCCCCCAACGCCGAGTTCCCCTCGCTGCTGACCGCCTACCAGTGCTATGTGATCCCGGACGGCTCGGCCAAGGAGATCGGGCGCACCGGCATCGGCACCGGGCCATTCGTCCTGGAGAGCTTCACTCCGGCGGGCCCCGGCCAGGTCCGAGCCAACGAGGACTACTTCGACGGTCGCGCGACCCTTGACCGGATCGAGTTCTATTCCATCCAGGACACCTCGGCGCGGGTCAACGCCTTGTTGTCCCGGCAGGTCGATCTGCTGGCCCAGACCAACCTCGACAATCCGACCGCCAGGGTCGTCGCCAACTCCGCCGGCACCACCATCGCCCGGGTCCAGAACGCGCAGTGGTACACGATCCCGATGCTGTTCACCAGCAAAGAGTTCGCCGATCCGCAGATGCGGCAGGCGATGAAGCTCGCGTACGACCCGAATGCTGTCTTGTCGACAGCATTGCAAGGCACCGGCGCCCCTGGCTGGGACAACCCAGTGCCGCCGCAGCTGAAGGACTGGACCGACCATGAGCGCGAGTACGATCCGGACAAAGCCAAGGCCATCTTGAAGAAGCTCGGCCGGGAGGACTTCAGCACTCGGATCTACACCTCTGCCTACGAGCCGAATCTCACCCCGATCGCGACCGCGTACGCCGACCAGGTCAAGCAGGCCGGCATCACGCTGAAGATTACCAACGCAGCGGCCGACTCCTACTACTCCCAGATCTGGATGTCCAAGCCGCTGATGGTCAGCTATTGGTTCACCGGACGACCGGTCGACCAACTGCTGAACCAGATCTTCCGCAGCGGATCGTCCTACAACGAGTCCGCGTGGTCGAACAAGCAGTTCGACCAGCTGCTGGACGCGGCCCGGGCGGACACCAACGACGCCAGCCGTCGACTGAAATACCAGGACGCGCAACGGCTGATCCAGGCCGATGGTGCCGACCAGACGCCGGTGTTCGGCGATCGACTCGTCGGACTCTCCGAGACTGTCGTCAACTACGACGAGTACGGCTTCGAATTCGACTACCTGGCCATCGGCCTCAAGGAGGGCTGA
- a CDS encoding GntR family transcriptional regulator, with product MSQPSVARELDIRLERNSPVPLYYQLARSIEQAITSGELAPGDRLENELSLTTRLGLSRPTARQAIQELVNKGLLVRKRGVGTQVVRSQFSRDERLTSLNSDLVQAGKVPSTQLLSYSVGPLDPDVASALDASDITEQEFIKVRRLRLADDVPLAILTNYLPASFELTREILEQRSLYATLQSLGVNLKIAHQRISARLMTDEEAELLDEDAPCACLTVDRITYDDTGRFVEFGRHVYRAAQYSIQSNLMV from the coding sequence ATGAGTCAGCCAAGCGTCGCGCGCGAGCTGGACATCAGGTTGGAGCGAAATTCCCCGGTACCGCTCTACTATCAGCTTGCCCGGTCGATCGAGCAGGCGATCACCTCTGGCGAGCTCGCCCCTGGCGACCGGCTGGAGAACGAGCTTTCGCTGACCACCCGGCTGGGGTTGTCGCGACCCACTGCCCGACAGGCGATCCAGGAGCTGGTCAACAAGGGCCTGCTGGTCCGGAAGCGGGGTGTCGGGACCCAGGTCGTACGGTCGCAGTTCAGCCGGGATGAGCGGTTGACCAGCCTCAACTCCGACCTCGTCCAGGCCGGCAAGGTGCCGAGCACCCAGTTGCTCAGCTACTCCGTCGGCCCGTTGGACCCCGACGTGGCCAGCGCCTTGGATGCCTCCGACATCACCGAGCAGGAGTTCATCAAGGTCCGCCGGCTGCGGCTGGCCGACGATGTCCCGCTGGCGATCCTGACCAATTATCTGCCGGCCAGCTTCGAATTGACCCGGGAGATCTTGGAGCAGCGCAGCCTGTACGCCACGCTGCAGTCACTCGGCGTGAACCTCAAGATCGCGCACCAGCGGATCTCGGCCCGGCTGATGACCGACGAGGAGGCGGAGCTGCTGGACGAGGATGCGCCCTGTGCTTGCCTCACTGTCGACCGGATCACCTATGACGACACCGGCCGGTTCGTTGAGTTCGGGCGCCACGTCTACCGCGCCGCGCAATACAGCATCCAGTCCAATCTGATGGTCTGA
- a CDS encoding HAD hydrolase-like protein has translation MGDLEQSPRRSPRTAAADSFGVASTHCVYVGDSHEFDVAAAAAAGMHPIYVGPKAPAVEVPSFPELRRLHEHLISGRS, from the coding sequence ATGGGCGATCTGGAGCAGTCGCCGAGGCGGTCGCCACGTACCGCGGCAGCCGATAGCTTCGGCGTCGCCTCCACGCACTGTGTCTACGTCGGCGACTCCCATGAGTTCGACGTCGCTGCGGCAGCCGCCGCCGGCATGCACCCGATCTATGTGGGCCCTAAAGCACCAGCGGTCGAGGTGCCCAGCTTCCCTGAGCTACGGCGCCTCCACGAGCACCTGATATCCGGTCGATCCTGA
- a CDS encoding wax ester/triacylglycerol synthase family O-acyltransferase: MPQRLTPLEVSLLVLDTAHAPAHVATVDIFEAEPDGLDYERLIALIGDRIAYVPRYRQRVRDVPARLAAPVWVDDESFDLTFHVRRSALPRPGTMEQLREFVGRVVARRMDRSRPLWEMYVVEGLEGNRFAVVAKTHLTLVDGVDNVDIGQVLLDARVDPGFEFETTEWRPLPEPGAAELVAGALWESAQDPLLAWQNLQGVATGALGVAVAVGEAMGGVGSTVVGLIENALLGSRPRSSSPLSGFVSEQRRVALVSVPLADLKAVRDEHNHTINDVILAVVTGALRSWLLTRGESVPTGRELTALVPMSVTEDDGEPTSLGSRVAPHVQPLPIGEPNALMRLHQVAFATQAHKETGRAVDARTLSDIAGFAPATLHALGVRVSNDVLRRQHDVLVTNVPGPQLTLYSAGERLVASYPVLPLEGGHLLAIGVTSYDGQVFLGLTADRDAVSDLDVLAQCLDDAVDELLDTTVRARSQRQPTRKASAAARKAAASKAAARQEARRTSGQRRAAMRNLASRAVELGTSATKVPAAKRTVRAPTTSTARKLPTKEPVVESDSTAETKAPAAKKTPAKKTPAKKATTAKKTTTAKKTTAKKAPAKTTSAKTTGEEA, from the coding sequence ATGCCACAGCGACTGACGCCGCTGGAAGTGTCGCTGCTCGTGCTGGACACCGCGCACGCGCCGGCGCACGTCGCGACCGTGGACATCTTCGAAGCCGAGCCCGACGGACTCGATTACGAGCGACTGATCGCCCTGATCGGAGACCGGATCGCGTACGTGCCTCGCTATCGACAGCGGGTCCGCGACGTGCCGGCCCGGCTGGCGGCCCCGGTCTGGGTGGATGACGAGAGCTTCGACCTCACTTTCCACGTACGCCGATCGGCGCTGCCGCGGCCTGGAACCATGGAGCAGCTCCGCGAGTTCGTCGGCCGGGTCGTAGCCCGACGGATGGATCGCTCCCGGCCGCTGTGGGAGATGTACGTCGTCGAGGGCCTCGAAGGCAACCGGTTCGCGGTCGTCGCGAAGACCCACCTGACCCTGGTGGACGGCGTGGACAACGTCGACATCGGGCAGGTCCTGCTGGACGCACGCGTCGATCCCGGTTTCGAGTTCGAGACCACCGAATGGCGGCCCCTGCCCGAGCCCGGCGCGGCCGAGCTGGTTGCCGGAGCGTTGTGGGAGAGCGCTCAAGACCCTTTGCTGGCCTGGCAGAACCTGCAAGGCGTGGCGACCGGCGCGTTGGGTGTGGCGGTCGCCGTCGGCGAGGCGATGGGCGGTGTCGGATCGACGGTGGTCGGGCTGATCGAGAACGCGCTGCTGGGTAGTCGACCCCGATCCAGTTCGCCGCTGTCGGGGTTCGTCTCCGAACAACGCCGAGTAGCGCTGGTGTCGGTTCCCCTCGCTGACCTCAAGGCCGTTCGGGACGAGCACAACCACACCATCAACGACGTCATCCTGGCGGTTGTCACCGGCGCGCTGCGGTCCTGGCTGTTGACGCGGGGCGAATCGGTGCCCACCGGCCGCGAGCTCACGGCTCTCGTGCCGATGAGTGTCACAGAAGACGACGGCGAGCCGACATCGCTCGGCAGCCGGGTGGCTCCGCACGTACAGCCGTTGCCGATCGGCGAGCCGAACGCCCTGATGCGGCTGCATCAAGTCGCCTTCGCCACCCAGGCGCACAAGGAGACCGGGCGGGCGGTGGATGCCCGGACGCTGTCCGACATCGCCGGTTTCGCGCCGGCGACGTTGCATGCGCTCGGGGTACGGGTGTCCAACGACGTGCTGCGCCGACAGCACGACGTGCTGGTCACGAATGTGCCGGGGCCGCAGCTGACCCTGTACTCGGCAGGGGAGCGGCTGGTCGCCAGCTATCCCGTGCTGCCCCTGGAGGGAGGTCACCTGCTCGCGATCGGCGTCACCTCCTATGACGGTCAGGTGTTCCTGGGTCTGACTGCCGACCGCGATGCCGTGTCCGATCTCGATGTACTCGCGCAGTGCCTCGATGACGCGGTGGATGAGCTGCTGGACACGACGGTCCGCGCACGCAGCCAGCGACAGCCCACCCGCAAGGCGTCGGCGGCCGCTCGGAAGGCAGCTGCCTCGAAGGCCGCCGCACGTCAGGAGGCCCGACGGACCAGCGGCCAGCGGCGGGCGGCCATGCGCAACCTGGCCTCCCGCGCGGTGGAACTGGGCACCAGTGCCACCAAGGTGCCGGCGGCCAAGCGGACTGTCCGGGCGCCCACCACCTCCACCGCGAGAAAGCTGCCGACGAAGGAGCCGGTGGTCGAGTCCGATTCGACGGCCGAGACGAAGGCGCCGGCGGCCAAGAAGACACCTGCCAAGAAGACACCTGCCAAGAAGGCGACGACCGCGAAGAAGACGACGACGGCAAAGAAGACGACTGCCAAGAAGGCGCCCGCGAAGACGACGTCCGCGAAGACGACGGGTGAGGAAGCATGA
- a CDS encoding HAD family hydrolase: MLTEIHHAAAAWLFDFDGTLTDYDSADRTAVEVLRSACFDDVPAEEFHAASVAARTAFYRVWAAGDTSVGLDQSRVAALCERYGRSGAVAEAVATYRGSR; the protein is encoded by the coding sequence ATGCTCACCGAGATCCACCATGCGGCAGCCGCGTGGTTGTTCGACTTCGACGGCACCTTGACGGACTACGACTCTGCGGACCGAACCGCCGTGGAGGTGCTGCGCAGCGCCTGTTTCGACGACGTGCCGGCTGAGGAGTTCCATGCCGCTTCGGTGGCGGCTCGGACGGCCTTCTATCGGGTCTGGGCGGCTGGCGACACGAGTGTGGGACTAGACCAGTCCCGAGTCGCGGCGCTGTGCGAGCGATATGGGCGATCTGGAGCAGTCGCCGAGGCGGTCGCCACGTACCGCGGCAGCCGATAG
- the secA gene encoding preprotein translocase subunit SecA produces MALMDRLLRFGEGRILKQLKQTANQVNSIEDDFVAMDDDELIGQTADFKQRHENGESLDSLLPEAFATVREATRRVLGKRHYDVQLMGGAALHLGNIAEMKTGEGKTQVALLPSYLNALGGGGVHVVTVNDYLAKFQSEWMGRVHHFLGLEVGAILSQMDPAARRRAYHADITYGTNNEFGFDYLRDNMALTLDDCVQRGHHFAIVDEVDSILIDEARTPLIISGPAEDSHEWYPTFAKIVDRLKRDQHYEVDEKKKTVSILEAGIDVVEDRLGIDNLYESANTPLISYLNNAIKAKELFKLDRDYVNMDGEILIVDEHTGRTLVGRRYNEGLHQAIEAKEKVQIREEYQTLATITLQNYFRMYDKLSGMTGTAMTEAAEFQKIYGLGVVPIPTNMPMIRTDEKDLIYRTEEAKFAAIVEDVAERHENGQPVLIGTASVAKSEILSKMLKQSGVKHEVLNAKQHEREAAIVALAGRKGAVTVATNMAGRGTDIILGGNAEFMADARLRNSGIDPVEHSEQYERDYPEILTALEEETASEHDEVVAAGGLYVVGSERHESRRIDNQLRGRSGRQGDPGESRFYLSLGDDLMRLFKSDIVEWVLQALKVPDDQPIENKRVSASIASAQAQVESQNFEIRKNILKYDDVMNRQRHAIYGDRRKVLEGADVEQQLRSTVDTVVRQYVRTATEGFAEDWDLEQLWTQMKTLYPVGLSLSDYAEREDLERDELEEAFIADAEAAYDRREEQLGADVMRELERRVLLTVLDRKWREHLYEMDYLREGIGLRAMAQRDPLVEYQREGGDMFNQMMEAFMEEVVGFVFHLEVQVTEQPAARVGVVTDGAGRPTRVGAPLVESGPDPDGPGVEVHTVGQPDLDELELELTPEPAPEPEQETAFTRPKISAKGLSGSSNGGSGNARRMTYSAPGEDGSVATTTQAKVKSEYDGVGRNAPCPCGSGKKFKMCHGRPGVN; encoded by the coding sequence GTGGCTTTGATGGACAGACTGCTGCGCTTCGGGGAAGGCCGCATCCTCAAGCAGCTGAAGCAGACCGCCAACCAGGTGAACTCGATCGAGGACGACTTCGTCGCGATGGACGACGACGAGCTCATCGGTCAGACAGCCGATTTCAAGCAGCGCCACGAGAACGGCGAGAGTCTGGACTCACTGCTGCCGGAGGCCTTCGCCACCGTCCGGGAGGCGACCAGGCGGGTGCTCGGCAAGCGACACTACGACGTCCAGCTGATGGGCGGTGCGGCTCTGCACCTGGGCAACATCGCCGAGATGAAGACCGGTGAGGGCAAGACCCAGGTCGCGCTGTTGCCGTCGTATCTGAACGCGCTCGGCGGCGGTGGCGTCCACGTGGTCACGGTCAACGACTATCTGGCCAAGTTCCAGTCCGAGTGGATGGGCCGCGTCCATCACTTCCTGGGACTCGAGGTCGGGGCGATCCTCTCGCAGATGGATCCGGCGGCACGCCGTCGGGCCTACCACGCCGACATCACGTACGGGACCAACAACGAGTTCGGCTTCGACTATCTGCGCGACAACATGGCACTGACCCTCGACGACTGTGTGCAACGCGGTCACCACTTCGCCATCGTCGACGAGGTCGACTCCATCCTGATCGACGAAGCCCGGACACCGCTGATCATCTCCGGCCCGGCCGAGGACTCCCACGAGTGGTATCCGACCTTCGCCAAGATCGTTGATCGGTTGAAGCGCGACCAGCACTACGAGGTCGACGAGAAAAAGAAGACCGTCTCCATCCTGGAGGCAGGCATCGACGTGGTCGAGGACCGGCTCGGCATCGACAACCTGTACGAGTCGGCGAACACCCCGCTCATCTCGTACCTGAACAATGCGATCAAGGCCAAGGAACTGTTCAAGCTCGATCGCGACTACGTCAACATGGATGGCGAGATCCTGATCGTCGACGAGCACACCGGACGCACGCTGGTCGGCCGGCGCTACAACGAGGGCCTGCATCAGGCGATCGAGGCCAAGGAGAAGGTGCAGATCCGCGAGGAATACCAGACCCTGGCCACGATCACCCTGCAGAACTACTTCCGGATGTACGACAAGCTCTCCGGCATGACGGGCACGGCGATGACCGAGGCCGCTGAGTTCCAGAAGATCTACGGCCTCGGTGTGGTGCCGATCCCGACCAACATGCCGATGATCCGCACCGACGAGAAGGACCTCATCTATCGCACCGAGGAGGCCAAGTTCGCCGCGATCGTGGAGGACGTGGCCGAGCGGCACGAGAACGGGCAGCCGGTGCTGATCGGCACCGCGTCGGTGGCGAAATCCGAGATCTTGTCCAAGATGCTCAAGCAGTCCGGGGTCAAGCACGAGGTGCTGAACGCCAAGCAGCACGAGCGGGAAGCGGCGATCGTCGCGCTGGCGGGACGCAAGGGCGCGGTCACGGTCGCCACCAACATGGCGGGTCGTGGCACCGACATCATCCTCGGCGGCAACGCTGAGTTCATGGCAGATGCGAGGCTGCGCAACTCCGGCATCGATCCGGTGGAGCACTCCGAGCAGTACGAACGGGACTACCCGGAGATCCTGACTGCGCTCGAGGAGGAGACCGCCAGCGAGCATGACGAGGTCGTGGCGGCCGGTGGGCTCTATGTGGTCGGCTCCGAGCGGCACGAGTCGCGGCGGATCGACAACCAGCTGCGCGGTCGGTCCGGCCGTCAGGGCGACCCGGGGGAAAGCCGGTTCTATCTGTCGCTGGGCGACGACCTGATGCGACTGTTCAAGTCCGACATCGTCGAGTGGGTGCTGCAGGCACTCAAGGTGCCCGACGATCAGCCGATCGAGAACAAGCGCGTCTCGGCTTCGATCGCCAGCGCACAGGCGCAGGTCGAGTCCCAGAACTTCGAGATCCGCAAGAACATCCTCAAGTACGACGACGTGATGAACCGGCAGCGCCATGCCATCTACGGCGACCGGCGCAAGGTGCTGGAGGGTGCCGATGTCGAGCAGCAGCTCCGCTCGACGGTGGACACCGTGGTCCGGCAGTACGTCCGCACCGCGACCGAAGGCTTCGCCGAGGACTGGGACCTCGAGCAGCTGTGGACCCAGATGAAGACGCTGTATCCGGTCGGTCTGTCGTTGTCGGATTATGCCGAGCGGGAGGACCTGGAGCGCGACGAGCTGGAGGAGGCGTTCATCGCCGACGCCGAGGCCGCGTACGACCGGCGCGAGGAACAGCTCGGCGCCGACGTGATGCGCGAACTGGAGCGTCGGGTGCTGCTCACCGTGCTGGATCGCAAGTGGCGCGAGCATCTGTACGAGATGGACTATCTCCGCGAGGGCATCGGCCTGCGGGCCATGGCGCAGCGCGACCCGCTGGTGGAATACCAGCGTGAGGGCGGCGACATGTTCAACCAGATGATGGAAGCCTTCATGGAGGAAGTCGTCGGCTTCGTCTTCCATCTCGAGGTGCAGGTCACCGAGCAGCCGGCTGCGAGGGTCGGTGTGGTCACCGACGGTGCTGGTCGGCCGACCCGGGTCGGGGCTCCCCTGGTCGAGAGCGGACCGGATCCGGATGGGCCAGGCGTCGAGGTGCACACCGTCGGTCAGCCGGATCTCGATGAGCTCGAACTCGAGCTGACGCCGGAGCCGGCTCCGGAACCGGAGCAGGAGACGGCGTTCACCCGACCGAAGATCTCGGCCAAGGGGCTCAGCGGCTCCAGCAACGGGGGATCCGGCAACGCCCGGCGGATGACGTATTCGGCGCCGGGCGAGGACGGCTCGGTGGCGACCACCACCCAGGCCAAGGTCAAGAGTGAGTACGACGGCGTTGGTCGCAATGCGCCGTGCCCCTGCGGCTCTGGCAAGAAGTTCAAGATGTGCCACGGGCGGCCCGGCGTCAACTGA
- a CDS encoding winged helix-turn-helix domain-containing protein, producing the protein MSVTTAVRRPRERLTLAQARRVALAAQGFGRPQPTRPTMRDVQATVDRLAQFQIDSINIVARAHYLPLFSRLGPYDTELLHRAAQRPPRRLFEYWGHEASLIDVRLQPALRWRMAAAAEDAWGRMKRIRAEQPGLVDAVRAEIADQGPLTARQIEYEEERRTDHWGWNWSSVKTCLEWLFWSGEITAAGRNRQFERLYDLPERVLPAQILAQPTPSQEEADVILIRRAAQALGIGTTRCLGDYFRIPAGRARVAIAALAESGELLPVAVPGWTDKGGVHLWHNARIPRRIEARALLSPFDSMVFERQRLERLFHFRYRIEIYVPAERRVHGYYVYPFLLDEAMVARVDLKADRASGVLRVNSAWLEEGADPAEVSEALAGELTVMAGWLGLNDVVVSPCGDLGPRLAAAQQERPTIGGASDAGA; encoded by the coding sequence GTGAGTGTCACTACTGCCGTACGCAGGCCTCGTGAGCGCTTGACCCTGGCCCAGGCTCGCCGGGTCGCCCTGGCCGCCCAGGGCTTCGGTCGGCCGCAGCCGACCCGGCCCACCATGCGCGACGTCCAGGCCACCGTCGACCGGCTGGCCCAGTTTCAGATCGACTCGATCAACATCGTCGCCCGTGCCCACTATCTGCCGCTGTTCTCGCGGCTGGGTCCGTATGACACCGAGTTGCTGCACCGGGCAGCCCAGCGACCACCACGCCGTCTCTTCGAATACTGGGGTCACGAGGCGAGCCTGATCGACGTCCGGCTGCAGCCGGCGCTGCGTTGGCGGATGGCTGCAGCGGCCGAGGACGCCTGGGGCCGAATGAAGCGGATCCGGGCCGAGCAGCCGGGCCTGGTCGACGCCGTGCGTGCGGAGATCGCCGATCAGGGACCGTTGACGGCGCGGCAGATCGAGTACGAGGAGGAGCGGCGGACGGACCACTGGGGCTGGAACTGGTCCTCGGTGAAGACCTGCCTGGAGTGGCTGTTCTGGTCCGGCGAGATCACCGCGGCCGGTCGCAATCGTCAGTTCGAGCGGCTCTACGACCTGCCTGAGCGGGTGCTCCCGGCGCAGATTCTGGCGCAACCGACCCCGAGCCAGGAGGAGGCCGATGTCATCCTGATCCGCCGCGCCGCTCAGGCGCTGGGCATCGGCACCACGCGGTGTCTCGGCGACTACTTCCGGATCCCGGCGGGTCGGGCCCGGGTCGCGATCGCCGCACTGGCTGAGTCAGGGGAGTTGCTTCCGGTTGCGGTCCCCGGCTGGACGGACAAGGGCGGCGTCCATCTGTGGCACAACGCGCGGATCCCACGTCGGATCGAGGCCCGGGCATTGCTCAGCCCGTTCGACTCGATGGTCTTCGAACGGCAGCGGCTGGAGCGGTTGTTCCACTTCCGCTATCGGATCGAGATCTACGTGCCGGCGGAACGCAGGGTGCACGGCTACTACGTCTATCCGTTCCTGTTGGACGAGGCGATGGTGGCCCGGGTGGACCTGAAGGCCGACCGTGCCAGCGGCGTGCTGCGGGTCAACTCGGCCTGGCTGGAGGAGGGTGCGGATCCGGCCGAGGTCAGTGAGGCGTTGGCGGGGGAACTCACCGTGATGGCCGGCTGGCTCGGACTGAACGACGTCGTCGTCTCTCCCTGCGGTGATCTGGGCCCGCGACTCGCGGCGGCGCAACAGGAACGGCCTACGATAGGGGGCGCGTCCGATGCGGGGGCCTGA